ATCTTGGTGAACAATGAGGCCCTGAACGATGAACAATCGAAGGAACTGGCAAAACAGATAGCCAAAAAGATAGAAAATGAACTCCAATATCCGGGACGGATTAAGGTAACGATTATCCGGGAAACCCGTATCGTCGAGTATGCCCGGTAACATCCGTTGTCTCTTCCTGGGCGATATTGTGGGAGACCCTGGGATCCAGGGTCTCCAGCAAAAGCTTCCTGCCTTGAAGGAGCACTACCAGGCTGATGTGGTCATTGCCAATGGGGAAAATGCGGCGGGCGGTTTTGGCCTTACCGCCTATACCCTGGAACTCATTTTAAGCAGTGGGGTAGATGTGGTAAGCACCGGTAACCATGTCTGGGAAAAGCGGGATTTTTGGCCGGTCCTGGAAAACACCCCCCGGGTTATCCGGCCAGCCAATTATCCTCCGGGGCTCCCTGGCCGGGGGTTCATGGGGGTGCCTGGTGTGGAGTATCCTATCTATGTAATAAATTTGCAGGGCCGGGAAGAGATGACACCTATTGATTGTCCCTTTCGCACCCTTGATAGAATTATTGAAGAAATTACCCAACAAACTCAATCGAGCAAGGGAACTCCTATTATTATCGTGGATTTTCACGCCGAGTCGAATCAGGAAAAAGAGGCCCTTGCCTTTTACGGAAACGGGCGAATAAGCGCCCTCGTTGGTACCCACACCCATGTGCAGACCGCGGACGAACGGATTTTGACACCTTTTTCTAAGATTGATAAAAATGGTTGCGCCCACCCTCAGCAAAGCGCTTTTCGTTCTACCGCCTATATCACCGATGCAGGCATGTGCGGCGTCATTGAAAGTGTGATTGGGATGGATGCGGCGGTATGTTTAG
The sequence above is a segment of the Thermanaerothrix sp. genome. Coding sequences within it:
- a CDS encoding YmdB family metallophosphoesterase, translating into MPGNIRCLFLGDIVGDPGIQGLQQKLPALKEHYQADVVIANGENAAGGFGLTAYTLELILSSGVDVVSTGNHVWEKRDFWPVLENTPRVIRPANYPPGLPGRGFMGVPGVEYPIYVINLQGREEMTPIDCPFRTLDRIIEEITQQTQSSKGTPIIIVDFHAESNQEKEALAFYGNGRISALVGTHTHVQTADERILTPFSKIDKNGCAHPQQSAFRSTAYITDAGMCGVIESVIGMDAAVCLERNRTQIPHKMELAKGEPFLQGVCVELSPDDGSALSIERFSVYS